Within Spodoptera frugiperda isolate SF20-4 chromosome 22, AGI-APGP_CSIRO_Sfru_2.0, whole genome shotgun sequence, the genomic segment ATCTATATGGATTCGGGTGCTGGGCCATGAGAAAGGCGGGTGAAAGAAGTTTGCCTACAGCAGAGATGAGGATGCTGCGATGGATATGTGGCGTGATGGGACTAGACAATATAATACACGGCTATGTAAATGAAACTTAAGAGCAGCGCTCTCTCGTCTCTCTAAATATGGGAATCTGTACATCCCAACATACATTCTGTCTGTATATGGAACTGAAGGCTTCAAAAAGCTTCTGagcattttattgcattaatgaACGAAAACCAATTTAATCTTGTTTTCATCATACCTTATTCTACtggtcaatttatttgtaataacttcTTTAACAATATAAGTCAGAAAGAGATAGCCACATATGACTACACAGCAATTGATGCGTTAGATAaggacaaaatatacaatagtgAAAAAGTGAGATAGCAAAACACAAAAGGTGTGCGTTAGAGAGAGACAGCGTATCACTTCTCCCCACCACGTATTGTATGTTGTTAACACAATACAAGTTGTAGGCTAGCAGTTCACCCGTCACTTCGCCAGTTGCTCTTGTGACATCGCACTGTATAGTCGTGTACCGAGTGTGCATcagtattgaaattaattttgtaatcatttaataaacatggttgTCGAGAGTTTTAGCTGGAGTGAAGAAGTGGAGTCGGCCGGTATGTACCCGTAGAAAtactaaggatttttttaaattcctattcgaaacaaaatctaattaatctttTCCCACAGATCCCATGATAATGGAAGAACAACGGGAGACTAGGAGAGACTCCGTCAACTCCATCGAGCCCGAGGTAAAGACTCCACAAACACCGGAGACTAAATCCTCGGTGGACGAGGAAGACGGAGCTTTAAAGGACTTGCTCCGGGTCGATGAACAATATTATCCCTTATTGGCCTTGgtatgtaacattatattttcttaaattattttacttactaattaataactggggacatgattgttaatttattgactcATCTTTGTTACAGTTGGAACAATTTTCCCCTGAAGACGACGGCATCCAATTCAACATAAAGTTGAAACAGTTTGAGACTACAATGTCATCCATGTGTCCGGACGACTCGCGTGTGCAgtaagtatttatctatttctttttttttcaaattatatcttcTACTAGTATCTTATTCTCATCGTGTCCcgtaaatattactaataattttattttactttgtctagACAAGCATTCGCGACGTTCCGCGCGGCGGCCCTGCGGTGCCCGGTGATGGCGCGTAAGCTGGCCGCAGTGGGTGTTTCGTTCACTCGCCAGCAGAACAAGCCACTGCTTCGTAGAACCCTCCTTAATGTCGTCATGCAGGACACTTTCTCCAGTAAGTACCCTTTCCCAAGATCTATTTACCCCTTTGAATTCAGTTCACCCGGTTTTACCGCAATCCCCTCGAATTGAACTTCTGCTCGAAGCTTCgtaaaaacttcttaaggaatatatcaaataattgTCATCTTCTTCAACAGAACTGGACGTGCTACAGCGCTCAAATCCGCTGTTCCTCGTCAACGCTGCGAATCTGATGGGGGATTACTTCGCCAACGCTCGCCTCAGTAACGGCGACAAGCTTCACTTTCTAGCTGAGCCACTACTGCAATACTTGCGTGCTTTACTCGCCGCCCATGATACACGTGCACATCACAGTCTCGCTGCACAAGTAAGTTTCAaacgaacatttattattttgtaaaaaatgctgttttattGCCAAACACATACATTCATTGTTTAGTAACATTGTGACAGCTAAGcagattaaaatactaatatgtaaCTTTCTTTTGTCCACAGTTAATGCAAAACGGTCGCGAGCTACTCTCCGTAGTAGCTCAAGAGATGGACGAGCTCTCGGTCTCGATCCGTCTCCGTCTGCTCTCGCCCCCACCAGTCAGCACAACGTGGCTACTACTCTCCGCAGACCTTTGCCTCAACAAGTTTCTTCCCCTACCGACTACGCTGCAACAGTTTTACACCGCTCATCTGGTAACAACCACGGAAGAAAATGTCAGTGAAGCCAGCTATAGATGTTGGAAGAAAAGCCCCGAGAAGAACGAGAATAAACCAGATGCTGCGGCGCTTGCAGAAGAAGTCAGTCAAAGTATATCTCAGATTAGTCTGCGTAATAATGAGGACACGAAGCCTAAGAAAGAACCAATCTCAGTTAGCCAAGATACATGGACAGGTGATGATACCTTAAGGAAAAGATACGACCTTAACTCTTGGCGGCAAACAGAAGAGACGAGAATAAAGGCTAATGACTGCCAACAAGGGGGGGATATCTTCCAAAGTCACCCCGAAAGAAATGTGTCTCAGGCCCCAGAAAAGCCAAAATTAGGCGTTGGAGCTAGGTTATTGAGACTTAGAGCCCTCTCAAAGGAATCAATCTCAGTCAGCGAAGACACATGGTCAGGACCCGACTCCCGCCCGCCGCACATAAGTATGAGATCACGAAAGGGGAGGATTAATGGAAAGAAAGACGGAACAACAGCCAAGGCGACCCCAAGACGCCATGTCGCCGAAGTACCGCGCAGCGCCAAATACTGGGGCCACGACGACCGATGCGTCAAACATTATAGTTAGTAGGAAtgtcttgtatgtatgtatgtaaataattattaatttagggaattgtacaaatgaaattgttacttaaaccaaaaatgttataaatgttgtttatattacttatgaaatgtattaaatagttgtaaaataattatactttaatgtaatgtaataataatcaatgaataaaataatttttgataacttcaaattcgatattttctataaaacccCTTATTCCTGACACAGCTAAGGAATACAAATTCAACATTCTGTAAGTTTCACTTCATAATAGACTCATAAACAACTATTAGCATTAGTCTTATCGTATATTAtagaaaaggttatttttaattcgtaCCACAcgatgctacggcgtagcaggtgATACTACGGTGTAGTAAAATCTGACGAAATAGACTGTAGTTTAGACTTGTTTACACTTGTTTGCCATCACGAGCATTACCAAAGCCTTGTTCCAAAGTTTCCTCACaaaccaaaaagaaaacgaaatctaattCTATAGACAAGACAGTGGACGCACTTACACCCCTGTTTCACCATAATTTCCGAGAATATAGCGCCCGTATGAAGCCGGGGTGTATTGTTAGTACGTAGGGAAGCGTGGGAAAGTAGATAAGGTGTAGACCAAGTCTTATATATTGTGGTACCTATTTGTTAAACAATGATCGATTTGGTAGTTTCTTGGAAACAGAAGCGATAATTGTTGTATGTATACCTGACTAGACATTCCAACGTGATAACGACATCGGTATCCGCTCACAATGTCATTTTCGCAAAATGATAtccaattacaaaatatcaggcgacgcattgggtaatttttgtgacttatccaaggcgttcgactGTGTCCCTCATGatacactgatcaggaagctatcccattatggaatacgaggcaactctctggacctacttatctcatactctgataggattcagagagtcgaaaTTAACGGAAAAATTTCCGCCGGGTCTATTGTTAAggtgggtgttccgcaggggtcaaatCTCGgcccatttttatttcttatttatattatagtgattCACCTTATCTTGTAAGAGGTAACCATGGAattgtactgtttgctgataatACCTCTTTACCATTTAAACCCAAACGTAGAAAATGAGTCAGttgtcatgtaaatagtgctctcccGAAATTAGTacactgacacatgcgtgctgccatctgaatagGTGCGGTCATACAGTTGTTGtatttcctctaaagaccactacagaatccgTTTGCACGGTTTTCGGTCACGGTTTATTTGAACGTCTGAGTTAGTTTTGGCcagtctcatctagttatttaagagattgacgtgaaaaagtgtcatcttgtaacctatttgcaaaaaaataaatatctatagaattagatttcgttttctGTCTTGTTTTTGTAAGGAAACTTTTGAacattactcacgtaaatatactgagtaaagctctactagtttcgaatctaagataagcagcgtgcgcatacgcggtaacgtcgcgcagcctacgtgaCGTCGCGTCAGTAGGCTTAGTCTTTAGGTTACGATAGCCGACCTTATCGCTTACCTAACGCGTTCTCTTCCAGGAAACGTTTGAGCATTATAAAATACCACGCTTGCTTtaggcggattagcaatttcaaacttatattatattggaaataataattcaacactGGACGTTATTAATGCTTTGACGGCAGAAATTGTAGAACAGTAGATTTAGGTAAaaggtacataaatgtattacgAAATTTATCGATCCCGAAAAAGCATTTGATCCTAGCGAACTGGCTAACCTCCTCTAACCTTAATTTAATCTTGGAATACCACATTGACTATTTCTTTGAATGTCTGTTCCATTGAGTTCCATTTAACAATTCGTTAAAATATGTCCTTTACAATTGAGTGGTCACACCTGTCGATCTATATGGATTCGGGTGCTGGGCCATGAGAAAGGCGGGTGAAAGAAGTTTGCCTACAGCAGAGATGAGGATGCTGCGATGGATATGTGGCGTGATGGGACTAGACAATATAATACACGGCTATGTAAATGAAACTTAAGAGCAGCGCTCTCTCGTCTCTCTAAATATGGGAATCTGTACATCCCAACATACATTCTGTCTGTATATGGAACTGAAGGCTTCAAAAAGCTTCTGagcattttattgcattaatgaACGAAAACCAATTTAATCTTGTTTTCATCATACCTTATTCTACtggtcaatttatttgtaataacttcTTTAACAATATAAGTCAGAAAGAGATAGCCACATATGACTACACAGCAATTGATGCGTTAGATAaggacaaaatatacaatagtgAAAAAGTGAGATAGCAAAACACAAAAGGTGTGCGTTAGAGAGAGACAGCGTATCACTTCTCCCCACCACGTATTGTATGTTGTTAACACAATACAAGTTGTAGGCTAGCAGTTCACCCGTCACTTCGCCAGTTGCTCTTGTGACATCGCACTGTATAGTCGTGTACCGAGTGTGCATcagtattgaaattaattttgtaatcatttaataaacatggttgTCGAGAGTTTTAGCTGGAGTGAAGAAGTGGAGTCGGCCGGTATGTACCCGTAGAAAtactaaggatttttttaaattcctattcgaaacaaaatctaattaatctttTCCCACAGATCCCATGATAATGGAAGAACAACGGGAGACTAGGAGAGACTCCGTCAACTCCATCGAGCCCGAGGTAAAGACTCCACAAACACCGGAGACTAAATCCTCGGTGGACGAGGAAGACGGAGCTTTAAAGGACTTGCTCCGGGTCGATGAACAATATTATCCCTTATTGGCCTTGgtatgtaacattatattttcttaaattattttacttactaattaataactggggacatgattgttaatttattgactcATCTTTGTTACAGTTGGAACAATTTTCCCCTGAAGACGACGGCATCCAATTCAACATAAAGTTGAAACAGTTTGAGACTACAATGTCATCCATGTGTCCGGACGACTCGCGTGTGCAgtaagtatttatctatttctttttttttcaaattatatcttcTACTAGTATCTTATTCTCATCGTGTCCcgtaaatattactaataattttattttactttgtctagACAAGCATTCGCGACGTTCCGCGCGGCGGCCCTGCGGTGCCCGGTGATGGCGCGTAAGCTGGCCGCAGTGGGTGTTTCGTTCACTCGCCAGCAGAACAAGCCACTGCTTCGTAGAACCCTCCTTAATGTCGTCATGCAGGACACTTTCTCCAGTAAGTACCCTTTCCCAAGATCTATTTACCCCTTTGAATTCAGTTCACCCGGTTTTACCGCAACCCGGTTTTAccgcaaataaataattgtcatcTTCTTCAACAGAACTGGACGTGCTACAGCGCTCAAATCCGCTGTTCCTCGTCAACGCTGCGAATCTGATGGGGGATTACTTCGCCAACGCTCGCCTCAGTAACGGCGACAAGCTTCACTTTCTAGCTGAGCCACTACTGCAATACTTGCGTGCTTTACTCGCCGCCCATGATACACGTGCACATCACAGTCTCGCTGCACAAGTAAGTTTCAaacgaacatttattattttgtaaaaaatgctgttttattGCCAAACACATACATTCATTGTTTAGTAACATTGTGACAGCTAAGcagattaaaatactaatatgtaaCTTTCTTTTGTCCACAGTTAATGCAAAACGGTCGCGAGCTACTCTCCGTAGTAGCTCAAGAGATGGACGAGCTCTCGGTCTCGATCCGTCTCCGTCTGCTCTCGCCCCCACCAGTCAGCACAACGTGGCTACTACTCTCCGCAGACCTTTGCCTCAACAAGTTTCTTCCCCTACCGACTACGCTGCAACAGTTTTACACCGCTCATCTGGTAACAACCACGGAAGAAAATGTCAGTGAAGCCAGCTATAGATGTTGGAAGAAAAGCCCCGAGAAGAACGAGAATAAACCAGATGCTGCGGCGCTTGCAGAAGAAGTCAGTCAAAGTATATCTCAGATTAGTCTGCGTAATAATGAGGACACGAAGCCTAAGAAAGAACCAATCTCAGTTAGCCAAGATACATGGACAGGTGATGATACCTTAAGGAAAAGATACGACCTTAACTCTTGGCGGCAAACAGAAGAGACGAGAATAAAGGCTAATGACTGCCAACAAGGGGGGGATATCTTCCAAAGTCACCCCGAAAGAAATGTGTCTCAGGCCCCAGAAAAGCCAAAATTAGGCGTTGGAGCTAGGTTATTGAGACTTAGAGCCCTCTCAAAGGAATCAATCTCAGTCAGCGAAGACACATGGTCAGGACCCGACTCCCGCCCGCCGCACATAAGTATGAGATCACGAAAGGGGAGGATTAATGGAAAGAAAGACGGAACAACAGCCAAGGCGACCCCAAGACGCCATGTCGCCGAAGTACCGCGCAGCGCCAAATACTGGGGCCACGACGACCGATGCGTCAAACATTATAGTTAGTAGGAAtgtcttgtatgtatgtatgtaaataattattaatttagggaattgtacaaatgaaattgttacttaaaccaaaaatgttataaatgttgtttatattacttatgaaatgtattaaatagttgtaaaataattatactttaatgtaatgtaataataatcaatgaataaaataatttttgataacttcaaattcgatattttctataaaacccCTTATTCCTGACACAGCTAAGGAATACAAATTCAACATTCTGTAAGTTTCACTTCATAATAGACTCATAAACAACTATTAGCATTAGTCTTATCGTATATTAtagaaaaggttatttttaattcgtaCCACAcgatgctacggcgtagcaggtgATACTACGGTGTAGTAAAATCTGACGAAATAGACTGTAGTTTAGACTTGTTTACACTTGTTTGCCATCACGAGCATTACCAAAGCCTTGTTCCAAAGTTTCCTCACaaaccaaaaagaaaacgaaatctaattCTATAGACAAGACAGTGGACGCACTTACACCCCTGTTTCACCATAATTTCCGAGAATATAGCGCCCGTATGAAGCCGGGGTGTATTGTTAGTACGTAGGGAAGCGTGGGAAAGTAGATAAGGTGTAGACCAAGTCTTATATATTGTGGTACCTATTTGTTAAACAATGATCGATTTGGTAGTTTCTTGGAAACAGAAGCGATAATTGTTGTATGTATACCTGACTAGACATTCCAACGTGATAACGACATCGGTATCCGCTCACAATGTCATTTTCGCAAAATGATATCCAATTGCAAAATATCAGGCGACGCATTGGGtaatttttgtgacttatccaaggcgttcgattgtgtccctcGTGAAACACTGATCaagaagctatcccattatggaatacgaggcaactctctggatcttcttatcTCATACtctgataggattcagagagtcgaaaTTAACGGAAAAATTTCCGCCGGGTCTATTGTTAAggtgggtgttccgcaggggtcaaatCTCGgcccatttttatttcttatttatattatagtgattCACCTTATCTTGTAAGAGGTAACCATGGAattgtactgtttgctgataatACCTCTTTACCATTTAAACCCAAACGTAGAAAATGAGTCAGttgtcatgtaaatagtgctctcccGAAATTAGTacactgacacatgcgtgctgccatctgaatagGTGCGGTCATACAGTTGTTGtatttcctctaaagaccactacagaatccgTTTGCACGGTTTTCGGTCACGGTTTATTTGAACGTCTGAGTTAGTTTTGGCcagtctcatctagttatttaagagattgacgtgaaaaagtgtcatcttgtaacctatttgcaaaaaaataaatatctatagaattagatttcgttttctGTCTGGTTTGTAAGGAAACTTTTGAacattactcacgtaaatatactgagtaaagctctactagtttcgaatctaagataagcagcgtgcgcatacgcggtaacgtcgcgcagcctacgtgaCGTCGCGTCAGTAGGCTTAGTCTTTAGGTTACGATAGCCGACCTTATCGCTTACCTAACGCGTTCTCTTCCAGGAAACGTTTGAGCATTATAAAATACCACGCTTGCTTtaggcggattagcaatttcaaacttatattatattggaaataataattcaacactGGACGTTATTAATGCTTTGACGGCAGAAATTGTAGAACAGTAGATTTAGGTAAaaggtacataaatgtattacgAAATTTATCGATCCCGAAAAAGCATTTGATCCTAGCGAACTGGCTAACCTCCTCTAACCTTAATTTAATCTTGGAATACCACATTGACTATTTCTTTGAATGTCTGTTCCATTGAGTTCCATTTAACAATTCGTTAAAATATGTCCTTTACAATTGAGTGGTCACACCTGTCGATCTATATGGATTCGGGTGCTGGGCCATGAGAAAGGCGGGTGAAAGAAGTTTGCCTACAGCAGAGATGAGGATGCTGCGATGGATATGTGGCGTGATGGGACTAGACAATATAATACACGGCTATGTAAATGAAACTTAAGAGCAGCGCTCTCTCGTCTCTCTAAATATGGGAATCTGTACATCCCAACATACATTCTGTCTGTATATGGAACTGAAGGCTTCAAAAAGCTTCTGagcattttattgcattaatgaACGAAAACCAATTTAATCTTGTTTTCATCATACCTTATTCTACtggtcaatttatttgtaataacttcTTTAACAATATAAGTCAGAAAGAGATAGCCACATATGACTACACAGCAATTGATGCGTTAGATAaggacaaaatatacaatagtgAAAAAGTGAGATAGCAAAACACAAAAGGTGTGCGTTAGAGAGAGACAGCGTATCACTTCTCCCCACCACGTATTGTATGTTGTTAACACAATACAAGTTGTAGGCTAGCAGTTCACCCGTCACTTCGCCAGTTGCTCTTGTGACATCGCACTGTATAGTCGTGTACCGAGTGTGCATcagtattgaaattaattttgtaatcatttaataaacatggttgTCGAGAGTTTTAGCTGGAGTGAAGAAGTGGAGTCGGCCGGTATGTACCCGTAGAAAtactaaggatttttttaaattcctattcgaaacaaaatctaattaatctttTCCCACAGATCCCATGATAATGGAAGAACAACGGGAGACTAGGAGAGACTCCGTCAACTCCATCGAGCCCGAGGTAAAGACTCCACAAACACCGGAGACTAAATCCTCGGTGGACGAGGAAGACGGAGCTTTAAAGGACTTGCTCCGGGTCGATGAACAATATTATCCCTTATTGGCCTTGgtatgtaacattatattttcttaaattattttacttactaattaataactggggacatgattgttaatttattgactcATCTTTGTTACAGTTGGAACAATTTTCCCCTGAAGACGACGGCATCCAATTCAACATAAAGTTGAAACAGTTTGAGACTACAATGTCATCCATGTGTCCGGACGACTCGCGTGTGCAgtaagtatttatctatttcttattattttttcaaattatatcttcTACTAGTATCTTATTCTCATCGTGTCCcgtaaatattactaataattttattttactttgtctagACAAGCATTCGCGACGTTCCGCGCGGCGGCCCTGCGGTGCCCGGTGATGGCGCGTAAGCTGGCCGCAGTGGGTGTTTCGTTCACTCGCCAGCAGAACAAGCCACTGCTTCGTAGAACCCTCCTTAATGTCGTCATGCAGGACACTTTCTCCAGTAAGTACCCTTTCCCAAGATCTATTTACCCCTTTGAATTCAGTTCACCCGGTTTTACCGCAATCCCCTCGAATTGAACTTCTGCTCGAAGCTTCgtaaaaacttcttaaggaatatatcaaataaataattgtcatcTTCTTCAACAGAACTGGACGTGCTACAGCGCTCAAATCCGCTGTTCCTCGTCAACGCTGCGAATCTGATGGGGGATTACTTCGCCAACGCTCGCCTCAGTAACGGCGACAAGCTGCACTTTCTAGCTGAGCCACTACTGCAATACTTGCGTGCTTTACTCGCCGCCCATGATACACGTGCACATCACAGTCTCGCTACACAAGTAAGTTTCAaacgaacatttattattttgtaaaaaaatgctgttttattGCCAAACACATACATTCATTGTTTAGTAACATTGTGACAGCTAAGcagattaaaatactaatatgtaaCTTTCTTTTGTCCACAGTTAATGCAAAACGGTCGCGAGCTACTCTCCGTAGTAGCTCAAGAGATGGACGAGCTCTCGGTCTCGATCCGTCTCCGTCTGCTCTCGCCCCCACCAGTCAGCACAACGTGGCTACTACTCTCCGCAGACCTTTGCCTCAACAAGTTTCTTCCCCTACCGACTACGCTGCAACAGTTTTACGCCGCTCACTTAGTTTCAACCACGGAAGAAAATGTCA encodes:
- the LOC118279508 gene encoding uncharacterized protein LOC118279508, producing MVVESFSWSEEVESADPMIMEEQRETRRDSVNSIEPEVKTPQTPETKSSVDEEDGALKDLLRVDEQYYPLLALLEQFSPEDDGIQFNIKLKQFETTMSSMCPDDSRVQQAFATFRAAALRCPVMARKLAAVGVSFTRQQNKPLLRRTLLNVVMQDTFSKLDVLQRSNPLFLVNAANLMGDYFANARLSNGDKLHFLAEPLLQYLRALLAAHDTRAHHSLAAQLMQNGRELLSVVAQEMDELSVSIRLRLLSPPPVSTTWLLLSADLCLNKFLPLPTTLQQFYTAHLVTTTEENVSEASYRCWKKSPEKNENKPDAAALAEEVSQSISQISLRNNEDTKPKKEPISVSQDTWTGDDTLRKRYDLNSWRQTEETRIKANDCQQGGDIFQSHPERNVSQAPEKPKLGVGARLLRLRALSKESISVSEDTWSGPDSRPPHISMRSRKGRINGKKDGTTAKATPRRHVAEVPRSAKYWGHDDRCVKHYS
- the LOC118279510 gene encoding uncharacterized protein LOC118279510, with translation MVVESFSWSEEVESADPMIMEEQRETRRDSVNSIEPEVKTPQTPETKSSVDEEDGALKDLLRVDEQYYPLLALLEQFSPEDDGIQFNIKLKQFETTMSSMCPDDSRVQQAFATFRAAALRCPVMARKLAAVGVSFTRQQNKPLLRRTLLNVVMQDTFSKLDVLQRSNPLFLVNAANLMGDYFANARLSNGDKLHFLAEPLLQYLRALLAAHDTRAHHSLATQLMQNGRELLSVVAQEMDELSVSIRLRLLSPPPVSTTWLLLSADLCLNKFLPLPTTLQQFYAAHLVSTTEENVSEVNYRPWKKSPEENVDIIRKNISQPRPEPRVGARLLREDGQNAYNTRNTKLNIKARLDLNTWRQPKEETMEVVDRLQEDDRTSVGTTRTAVTTSKFTNSRMSSRPRGNPMSAHRDTIETRTARNNLRSRYDLNSWRQALKEKEGDDV